AGGTGGTTAGCCAAAAAAGAAGGATGTTACCACTCCCCTCGTTATGGAATAAAATCAAATCCTGATCCGCTCATATCGATTCCCCCAATTACCAGGTTGATCTTCAAAAACACCAGGGATAACACAGCCGCAATATTTACAGTGGCCCTCAGCATTCAAATGCCACTGGTCCAGAGTATAGCCAATGCGAGAGATGAGCAACTTTCCACAATTAGAACAATAAGTAGCGGAGTGTGCATTGTCCTGAACATTTCCCAGATACACATATTTGATGCCATTTCTTCGGGCAATTTTCCAGGCTTGCTTTAATGATGAATGAGATGTGGCGGGGCGTTGTGTGAGCCGGTAATCGGGATGAAAGGCCGAGAAGTGCAACGGGATGTGAGTCCCCAGTTTATTGGCAATCCAGCGGGTCATAGCATCAATTTCTTCAAGAGAATCATTCTCCCCGGGAATAAGCAGGGTGGTAATTTCGGTCCAAACTTTTGTCTCATTTACCAAATATTCTAGCGTATCCAGAACAGGCTGCAGTGATCCACCACAAAGATCATGATAGAAACTTTCACTAAACCCCTTGAGATCCACATTGGCCGCATCAATATGTTCAAAGAATCCAGGTCGTGCCTGGCCAGATATATATCCTGCTGTTACAGCAATCGTCTTGATTCCCAGCTGGTGACAGGCTATGGCTGTATCCACGGCATATTCATAAAAGATTACGGGGTCATTGTAGGTAAAAGCGACACTGGAGCATCCATGGTTCTGAGCAGCTGAGGCAATTGCTTCCGGTGTGGCTGGTGATTGCAGGATATCCATTTCCCGGGATTTGCTCATATCCCAGTTCTGACAAAATTTGCAACTCAGATTACAACCGGCTGTCCCAAAAGAAAGGACTGGCGTCCCCGGCAGAAAATGGTTCAGGGGCTTCTTCTCAATCGGGTCAATTACAAACCCGCTGGATCGTCCGTAGGTGGTTAGGACAATTTGTTCGCCTTG
The Candidatus Neomarinimicrobiota bacterium genome window above contains:
- the amrS gene encoding AmmeMemoRadiSam system radical SAM enzyme, giving the protein MTKHPIFCEPLDDDRLLCTLCPRACKLADEQRGLCFVRQRQGEQIVLTTYGRSSGFVIDPIEKKPLNHFLPGTPVLSFGTAGCNLSCKFCQNWDMSKSREMDILQSPATPEAIASAAQNHGCSSVAFTYNDPVIFYEYAVDTAIACHQLGIKTIAVTAGYISGQARPGFFEHIDAANVDLKGFSESFYHDLCGGSLQPVLDTLEYLVNETKVWTEITTLLIPGENDSLEEIDAMTRWIANKLGTHIPLHFSAFHPDYRLTQRPATSHSSLKQAWKIARRNGIKYVYLGNVQDNAHSATYCSNCGKLLISRIGYTLDQWHLNAEGHCKYCGCVIPGVFEDQPGNWGNRYERIRI